In a genomic window of bacterium:
- a CDS encoding ABC transporter permease, with translation MNRILKVAQREYIETVKTRTFLIGILFTFVLMGLTFLVSIKLQEKSRSGALPDRHIVALNSSPGISEQLETVFSGYNASHPQRKLLFEQEIVRDQTIESRTENLKRSVLDGKIDGYVIIDGNVIEGDGGVRFYCVKVTDFELFSNVQRLVNDAVFNSRLRLNNLSPELIGKLRRWVPVEQINLRAKTEKKQNEFVALMMPFFFMFLMFMGIVTTSQGLLMSVIEEKSSRVIEILLASVSSFQLMTGKILGQSGVGLTLVSIYAVTAFVTAHIRGLNIMMSPGIFLYFILFYILGFLLVSSILAAIGSACNDIKEAQSLMGPVTITLIVPMVAWFYIVQRPEGMLAVVLSFIPITTPMVMILRMAVRPDLPMIQIIGSIALLALSVPAVMWAASKVFRTGILMYGKQPSIKELFRWVRSE, from the coding sequence ATGAACAGAATTCTTAAAGTAGCACAGCGGGAGTATATCGAAACGGTCAAGACCAGGACTTTCCTGATAGGTATATTGTTCACGTTTGTGCTGATGGGGCTTACTTTTCTCGTATCGATAAAGCTTCAGGAGAAAAGCAGGTCTGGCGCTCTTCCCGACAGGCATATCGTGGCGCTCAATAGTTCACCCGGGATTTCCGAACAGCTCGAAACCGTGTTTAGCGGTTATAATGCCTCGCATCCACAGCGAAAGCTGCTCTTTGAACAGGAAATTGTCAGGGATCAGACTATCGAATCAAGGACCGAAAATCTCAAGAGAAGCGTGCTCGACGGTAAAATCGACGGTTATGTCATCATCGACGGGAATGTTATCGAGGGCGACGGCGGAGTCCGGTTTTATTGCGTGAAGGTTACTGATTTCGAGCTGTTTTCCAACGTGCAGCGTCTTGTCAACGATGCGGTGTTCAACAGCCGTCTGCGCCTCAATAATCTGTCCCCCGAGCTGATCGGGAAACTGCGTCGGTGGGTGCCTGTGGAACAGATCAATCTCCGGGCGAAAACTGAAAAGAAGCAGAACGAGTTCGTTGCCCTCATGATGCCGTTCTTTTTCATGTTCCTCATGTTCATGGGAATTGTAACGACGAGCCAGGGTCTGCTCATGAGCGTAATCGAGGAGAAATCGTCACGGGTGATCGAGATTCTCCTTGCCTCGGTAAGCTCGTTCCAGCTCATGACGGGCAAGATACTCGGACAGTCGGGCGTAGGGCTGACGCTCGTCAGTATCTACGCGGTCACCGCTTTTGTCACGGCTCATATCCGCGGTTTGAATATCATGATGAGTCCCGGCATATTTTTATATTTCATTCTGTTCTACATACTGGGTTTCCTGCTTGTTTCATCGATACTCGCGGCGATCGGCTCCGCCTGCAACGATATCAAGGAAGCGCAGAGTCTGATGGGGCCTGTGACAATCACGCTCATTGTCCCGATGGTTGCCTGGTTTTACATTGTCCAGAGGCCGGAAGGCATGCTGGCGGTTGTGCTCTCGTTCATTCCGATCACGACACCGATGGTCATGATTCTCCGCATGGCGGTCCGCCCCGATCTTCCGATGATTCAGATAATCGGGTCCATAGCGCTTCTCGCGCTCTCAGTCCCCGCGGTAATGTGGGCGGCATCGAAGGTTTTCCGCACCGGCATCCTCATGTACGGCAAACAGCCGAGCATAAAGGAGCTTTTCCGCTGGGTGCGCTCGGAGTAA
- a CDS encoding DUF1565 domain-containing protein encodes MNTTWHMILLLIAVLASSTVFAEVLHVDVRHGKDSNPGSPQLPLKTIPRALEIIDSAPGPGSSVIKIAPGIYSLEEPATIGNKRAYSENERLIVEAAVLPGDPGWKAESMPVIVSSEYPEFSNNKNQMIEVTGLKVAASHVTIRGLRFTGSPAPKILYYPIFREGKDLEDLVVSQCMFLCDQHVIASNVAILANGHSLKVDHCVFYRCSNAVVFWNAGGNVSRGNSMTHCIVDGGYTSGVWLCQTAEDFEFHHNIVTNCRFAWMRSEGNRNTYRLHDCIISNFQSYSGVCKPDFTLSDTGPEITWIEDNVEKTGQIELEKGQGLDLDIPFRYMNIVKKTTGYGLDAGLFQRNP; translated from the coding sequence ATGAATACAACCTGGCACATGATACTGTTGTTAATCGCCGTTTTGGCCAGCAGCACGGTGTTTGCGGAAGTCCTCCATGTCGATGTCAGACACGGGAAAGATTCCAATCCGGGTTCGCCGCAGTTGCCGTTGAAAACAATCCCTCGGGCGCTTGAAATTATCGACAGCGCCCCCGGTCCCGGCTCGTCCGTCATCAAAATCGCCCCCGGAATATATTCGCTTGAGGAGCCTGCCACAATCGGGAATAAACGGGCATATTCCGAAAATGAGCGATTGATTGTCGAAGCCGCTGTTCTTCCCGGCGATCCCGGCTGGAAAGCCGAATCGATGCCGGTAATCGTTTCATCCGAATACCCTGAATTCTCGAACAACAAGAATCAGATGATCGAAGTGACCGGTTTGAAAGTGGCGGCCAGCCATGTCACCATCCGGGGGCTCAGGTTCACGGGAAGCCCCGCTCCGAAAATCCTGTACTATCCGATTTTCCGCGAGGGGAAAGACCTCGAAGACCTCGTCGTATCCCAGTGCATGTTTCTCTGCGACCAGCATGTCATCGCCTCGAATGTGGCGATATTGGCGAACGGTCACAGCCTTAAAGTGGATCACTGCGTGTTCTATCGCTGCTCAAATGCCGTGGTCTTCTGGAACGCCGGGGGCAATGTGAGCAGAGGGAATTCCATGACCCACTGCATCGTCGACGGCGGTTATACATCGGGAGTCTGGCTCTGTCAGACCGCCGAGGATTTTGAATTTCATCACAATATCGTCACCAATTGCCGGTTTGCATGGATGCGGAGCGAGGGAAACAGGAACACCTATCGACTCCATGACTGCATTATCAGTAATTTTCAATCCTATTCCGGAGTCTGCAAACCGGATTTCACTCTGAGCGACACAGGCCCGGAAATAACGTGGATCGAGGATAATGTCGAAAAAACAGGTCAGATAGAGCTCGAAAAAGGTCAGGGGCTCGATCTGGATATACCGTTCCGATATATGAACATCGTGAAAAAAACAACCGGATACGGGCTCGATGCGGGCCTGTTTCAGCGCAATCCCTGA
- a CDS encoding PIG-L family deacetylase produces the protein MGKHGSSFIGITFLVMALVFCVTAPASGQKASATPPDDGKLNIIAFGAHPDDCELKAGGVAMLWAKQGHHVKFVSVTNGDIGHWKMAGGPLAQRRADEVHKAAEMFGIVTEVLDNHDGELMPTLENRKIITRLIREWKADIVLAPRTNDYHPDHRYTGILVQDAAFMVTVPFFCPDTPHLTKNPVFMYFSDGFQKPAPFKPDIVVSTDDVIDTKLAALAQMESQFVEAGVSGNESMIPKNETERAAAYKRVSDGFRRGFVRTADQYRDLLTKLYGEEKGKNVKTAEAFEVCEYGRRPSEQDLKKLFPFFGQ, from the coding sequence ATGGGAAAGCATGGTTCATCATTCATTGGCATTACTTTCCTCGTAATGGCGCTCGTGTTCTGCGTTACAGCTCCGGCTTCGGGGCAAAAAGCTTCGGCGACTCCTCCCGATGACGGCAAGCTGAATATTATCGCTTTCGGTGCACATCCGGATGACTGCGAACTCAAAGCTGGCGGGGTGGCCATGCTCTGGGCCAAGCAGGGGCATCATGTCAAATTCGTATCGGTGACAAACGGCGATATAGGTCACTGGAAAATGGCTGGCGGCCCCCTTGCGCAGCGACGCGCCGACGAAGTACACAAGGCGGCGGAGATGTTCGGCATCGTGACCGAAGTGCTCGATAACCACGACGGCGAGCTCATGCCGACTCTGGAAAACCGCAAGATCATCACCCGTCTCATCCGTGAGTGGAAAGCGGATATCGTGCTGGCGCCCCGCACGAACGATTATCATCCCGATCACCGGTATACGGGGATTCTTGTCCAGGATGCCGCGTTCATGGTCACCGTACCCTTTTTCTGCCCGGATACGCCGCACCTGACCAAAAATCCCGTGTTCATGTATTTCTCTGACGGCTTCCAGAAGCCTGCTCCCTTCAAGCCCGACATCGTGGTTTCTACCGATGATGTCATCGATACGAAGCTCGCGGCGCTTGCCCAGATGGAATCTCAGTTTGTCGAAGCCGGTGTCAGCGGAAACGAATCAATGATTCCGAAAAACGAAACGGAACGTGCGGCGGCATATAAACGTGTCAGCGACGGCTTCAGACGGGGATTTGTAAGAACAGCCGATCAGTACCGTGACTTGCTGACCAAACTGTACGGCGAGGAAAAGGGAAAGAATGTGAAGACCGCGGAAGCCTTCGAGGTCTGCGAATATGGACGCCGTCCCTCGGAGCAGGACCTGAAAAAGCTCTTCCCGTTTTTCGGGCAATAA
- a CDS encoding pyridoxamine 5'-phosphate oxidase family protein, which translates to MNERTIREVCLELMASTDLVYVSTIDEHGYPQIRAMGNLRNRRQFPRLSDFFNHHRDDFLVYLTTNRPSPKMRQIAVNPKACLYYCNFSEIHGLLLGGTIEIVDDPEIRHMLWEDSWIQFYYDGVDGEEYKVLRVVPSFGKGWHKSCGAFEITFGA; encoded by the coding sequence ATGAACGAACGGACAATCAGGGAAGTCTGCCTTGAACTCATGGCATCCACTGATCTCGTGTATGTGTCAACCATCGATGAGCACGGGTATCCGCAGATTCGCGCCATGGGCAACCTGCGCAACAGGAGGCAGTTTCCGCGGCTGAGCGATTTTTTCAACCATCACCGGGACGACTTTTTAGTCTATCTGACCACAAACAGGCCTTCCCCTAAAATGCGCCAGATCGCCGTTAATCCGAAGGCCTGTCTGTACTACTGCAACTTCTCAGAAATTCATGGTTTATTGCTGGGTGGAACGATAGAAATAGTCGACGACCCGGAAATAAGGCACATGCTGTGGGAGGACAGCTGGATTCAGTTTTATTATGACGGCGTCGACGGTGAGGAATATAAGGTTTTGAGAGTCGTACCGTCCTTCGGGAAAGGCTGGCATAAAAGCTGCGGCGCATTTGAAATCACTTTCGGCGCATGA
- a CDS encoding MarR family transcriptional regulator: MVIEENDMKKQRQGGFLMSKIHHLSGRIFKRMLKEHGIDEINPAQGRIMFVLWSNDGISIHDLAKKTSLGKSTLTSMLDRLEKNGFLRREPSKEDRRKILIWRTEKDKSFQKLYVEISREMTEIYYEGFSQEERDRFEAFLKRLHENLKRYE; encoded by the coding sequence ATGGTAATTGAAGAAAACGACATGAAAAAGCAACGTCAGGGCGGTTTTCTCATGTCGAAAATCCATCACCTGTCGGGCCGGATTTTCAAACGCATGCTCAAGGAACACGGCATCGACGAGATCAATCCCGCTCAGGGAAGGATCATGTTCGTCCTCTGGAGTAACGATGGCATATCCATTCATGATCTGGCGAAAAAGACCTCCCTGGGCAAATCGACGCTGACCAGCATGCTGGACCGGCTGGAGAAGAACGGATTCCTCCGCAGAGAGCCCTCGAAAGAAGACCGCCGGAAAATTCTCATCTGGCGCACCGAAAAAGACAAATCGTTTCAGAAACTGTATGTGGAAATCTCACGGGAGATGACCGAGATATACTATGAGGGTTTTTCACAGGAAGAGAGAGACCGCTTCGAGGCTTTTCTCAAGCGGCTCCATGAAAACCTGAAGCGGTATGAGTAA
- a CDS encoding GIY-YIG nuclease family protein produces MSARLSDLEVLVLDCQATGANPEKGHLLEIGWAPFRASETGNETPCPAESCLVALPDNADIPRQVTRITGITRTDLVSADTPAGVWEKLDAAADTVAKDGGLKTCPTVIHFARFEEPFLRHLHGQNSAHTPFPLDIVCTHELVIRLLPYLPRRGLRAIAGYFGYSVAELRRSADHVDATAFIWKNLLDLLEDEHGITTLDELREWLSNTEAFPRSGRFYPMNPGLRLDVPDVPGVYRMLRSNGDVLYVGKARSLRRRVNSYFQKRNGHGEHILEMLTQAVNIDVTVTASALEAAVLESDEIKRLSPPYNISLRDRDRTIWFSSDDLVQFSERADEYHPVGPLPAKESLAPLARIAGLVEHGGMNGQFDEQACSGALGIPAPYIPDIDCFRSGFDMFLRRHSDMLSEKTGIQALFRLGAHLWRERIRELSPEESDENGTGSDMETAAADEGIPAEQPSWTSESTVDALEHVIIRGAHAARRARWFCLLSESSLAWEAENSAHRRKNLVVFEKGSLIYRTDLASGKEAHIPPGYKRQFQERRQSFTVATYDRMRVVTTELRRLVAGSRNIELRLGPSSILHNEHLERTLEWV; encoded by the coding sequence ATGTCCGCTCGTCTTTCAGACCTTGAAGTCCTGGTGCTCGACTGCCAGGCAACCGGCGCAAATCCCGAAAAAGGGCATCTGCTCGAAATCGGCTGGGCGCCCTTTCGGGCCTCGGAAACGGGAAATGAAACGCCCTGTCCCGCCGAAAGCTGCCTCGTCGCGCTGCCCGATAATGCCGATATACCCCGTCAGGTAACCCGTATTACCGGCATCACCCGTACCGATCTTGTTTCGGCGGATACACCTGCCGGTGTATGGGAAAAACTTGACGCAGCCGCAGATACAGTGGCAAAAGACGGTGGTTTGAAAACATGCCCGACAGTCATCCATTTTGCACGGTTCGAGGAACCATTCCTGCGGCATCTTCACGGGCAGAATTCCGCTCATACTCCGTTTCCCCTCGATATAGTGTGTACGCACGAGCTTGTGATCCGTCTCCTTCCCTACCTGCCGCGCAGAGGACTCAGGGCGATTGCCGGTTATTTCGGCTATTCGGTCGCCGAGCTCCGGCGGTCTGCCGACCATGTTGACGCCACCGCGTTCATCTGGAAAAATCTGCTCGACCTGCTCGAGGACGAGCACGGTATAACCACACTCGATGAACTGCGCGAATGGCTGTCCAATACCGAAGCTTTTCCACGGTCGGGAAGATTCTATCCCATGAATCCCGGACTCAGGCTCGATGTACCCGATGTGCCGGGAGTATACCGGATGCTCCGCTCGAACGGCGATGTTCTCTATGTCGGTAAAGCGCGCTCGCTCAGGCGCCGTGTCAACAGCTATTTTCAGAAACGGAACGGCCACGGCGAACATATCCTCGAGATGCTGACACAGGCGGTAAACATCGATGTGACCGTCACCGCATCGGCCCTCGAAGCCGCAGTCCTCGAATCGGACGAAATAAAACGTCTCTCGCCCCCCTACAACATCTCGCTCCGTGACCGTGACCGGACAATCTGGTTCTCCTCGGACGACCTCGTGCAGTTCAGCGAACGGGCCGACGAATATCATCCTGTCGGGCCGCTGCCTGCGAAGGAATCACTGGCGCCGCTCGCACGGATTGCCGGGCTTGTCGAACACGGCGGTATGAACGGTCAGTTCGATGAACAGGCCTGCTCCGGGGCGCTCGGAATACCGGCCCCGTACATCCCGGATATCGATTGTTTCCGGTCGGGATTCGATATGTTTCTCCGCCGTCACAGCGATATGCTTTCGGAGAAGACCGGGATACAGGCGCTTTTTCGTCTCGGGGCGCACCTGTGGAGAGAACGGATCAGGGAATTATCTCCGGAAGAATCCGATGAAAACGGCACAGGCTCCGATATGGAAACAGCCGCCGCCGATGAAGGGATACCCGCCGAACAGCCATCATGGACATCGGAATCGACAGTGGATGCCCTCGAACATGTCATCATCCGCGGGGCGCATGCAGCCCGCCGCGCGCGGTGGTTCTGCCTGCTCTCTGAATCATCCCTTGCATGGGAAGCGGAAAACTCCGCACACCGCCGTAAAAACCTCGTCGTTTTCGAGAAAGGCTCGCTTATCTACCGAACGGATCTGGCCTCCGGGAAAGAAGCCCATATTCCTCCCGGGTACAAAAGGCAGTTTCAGGAACGCCGTCAGAGCTTCACTGTCGCAACCTACGACCGTATGCGCGTTGTGACCACCGAACTGCGCCGTCTTGTCGCCGGAAGCAGAAATATCGAGCTTCGCCTCGGTCCCTCATCGATACTGCACAACGAACACCTCGAACGGACGCTCGAATGGGTGTGA
- a CDS encoding ATP-dependent DNA helicase: MLRVPVRALVEFTLRSGDIDLSSFASSYPVEATRIHQRIQRSRQKEYIAEVTVSRRVETDEFILDIGGRIDGVYVYPDRVVIDEIKTTSESFETLEREENRLHWGQAKCYAFMYAEEHDLQSIDIQLTYCRIDTGTIHEIRRSFGTDELGVFFRALVADYLAWAGTIAAWCVTRDDSIRTLDFPFTAYRAGQRAMAAAVYRAVRDSGQLIVQAPTGIGKTMAALFPAVKSIAEGFTSKIFYLTARTTGKTVAGKALDVLRERGLRLKSIDITAKEKICFSPGSACTGDECPYARGHFDRVNEALADAFTRDALTRETVIELAGKHRVCPFEFSLDCALWLDCIICDYNYAFDPRVYLRRFFFEEGGDYTFLVDEAHNLVDRAREMFSAELTKQPFLDLKRAVRQDIPRLAARLGSINTRLVRARKRCGEEGNPLADHEPPADLCQPLRKFVAEAEYWLKLNRKTPFRQELINLFFTVTGFLRVTERYDKSYATCYEKTGSDLTVKLFCMDPSPQMREALGRCRSAVFFSATMVPMEYFRTVLGCSDTTDELILPSPFPSENLCLLIADRISTLYRNRDRTMSPVADMLVTLVRQRKGNYLMFFPSYEYMLNVAGLFIEKNPGIDTVIQTRGMSEDDRDAFLARFGDDNAETLAGFAVLGGIFGEGIDLIGDRLTGAVIVGVGLPGISIERELIRDYFNGNLEAGFEFSYMYPGINKVLQAAGRVIRSETDRGVVLLIDERFTTARYRELLPREWQTVCVKNGQDIRTALETFWSGHCP, from the coding sequence ATGCTCCGCGTCCCGGTGCGGGCGCTTGTCGAATTCACGCTCCGTTCGGGCGATATCGATCTGAGCTCTTTTGCCTCCTCGTATCCCGTGGAAGCCACACGTATCCACCAGAGAATCCAGCGGTCGCGGCAGAAGGAGTACATCGCCGAGGTTACCGTCTCCAGGCGTGTCGAAACCGATGAGTTCATCCTCGATATCGGCGGGCGGATCGACGGCGTCTATGTGTATCCCGACCGTGTCGTCATCGACGAGATAAAAACGACATCGGAGAGCTTCGAGACACTGGAGCGTGAAGAAAACCGTCTCCACTGGGGCCAGGCGAAGTGTTATGCCTTCATGTATGCCGAAGAGCACGATCTTCAATCCATCGATATACAGCTTACATACTGCCGGATCGATACGGGGACGATACATGAAATCCGCCGCTCGTTCGGGACGGATGAGCTCGGTGTCTTTTTCCGGGCGCTCGTTGCCGATTACCTTGCCTGGGCGGGAACCATCGCGGCATGGTGTGTCACCCGTGACGATTCCATACGGACGCTCGATTTCCCCTTTACGGCCTACCGCGCCGGGCAGCGCGCCATGGCGGCAGCGGTTTACCGGGCTGTCAGAGACAGCGGACAGCTCATCGTGCAGGCGCCCACGGGCATCGGCAAGACCATGGCGGCGCTCTTTCCCGCGGTCAAGTCCATTGCCGAAGGATTCACCTCGAAGATTTTTTACCTCACCGCCCGGACAACAGGAAAGACGGTTGCCGGGAAAGCGCTCGATGTCCTGCGTGAACGCGGCCTCAGGCTGAAATCCATCGACATCACCGCCAAGGAGAAAATCTGTTTCAGCCCCGGGAGCGCCTGTACCGGTGATGAATGCCCGTACGCCCGCGGTCATTTCGACCGCGTCAACGAAGCCCTCGCCGATGCCTTCACCCGTGATGCCCTGACCCGTGAGACAGTCATCGAGCTCGCCGGCAAGCACCGGGTATGTCCCTTCGAATTCTCTCTCGACTGCGCCCTCTGGCTTGACTGCATCATCTGCGACTACAATTACGCCTTTGATCCGCGGGTGTACCTGCGACGGTTTTTCTTCGAGGAGGGCGGTGACTATACATTCCTCGTGGACGAAGCCCACAACCTCGTCGACAGGGCGCGGGAGATGTTTTCGGCGGAACTGACCAAACAGCCATTCCTCGACCTGAAGCGGGCAGTCCGGCAAGATATCCCCCGTCTCGCCGCCCGTCTCGGAAGCATCAACACCCGTCTCGTCCGGGCGCGGAAACGGTGCGGGGAAGAAGGAAATCCGCTCGCCGATCACGAGCCCCCTGCCGACCTCTGTCAGCCGCTCAGGAAATTCGTCGCCGAAGCCGAATACTGGCTCAAACTCAACAGAAAAACGCCATTCCGTCAGGAGCTCATAAACCTGTTTTTTACGGTGACCGGTTTCCTCCGTGTTACGGAACGATACGATAAAAGCTATGCCACCTGTTATGAAAAAACCGGCAGCGATCTCACCGTGAAGCTCTTCTGCATGGACCCGTCCCCGCAGATGAGGGAAGCGCTCGGACGGTGCAGGTCGGCGGTCTTTTTTTCCGCAACCATGGTGCCGATGGAGTACTTCCGGACTGTTCTCGGGTGCAGCGATACGACGGATGAACTCATTCTTCCCTCGCCCTTCCCCAGCGAAAACCTCTGCCTGCTTATCGCCGACAGAATATCGACCCTCTACAGGAACCGTGACAGAACCATGTCCCCGGTGGCGGATATGCTGGTAACCCTCGTGCGCCAGCGGAAAGGCAACTACCTCATGTTTTTCCCCTCGTATGAGTATATGCTGAACGTCGCCGGGTTGTTCATCGAAAAAAACCCCGGCATTGACACCGTAATCCAGACACGGGGCATGTCGGAGGATGACCGTGACGCCTTCCTCGCGCGGTTCGGAGACGACAATGCCGAAACGCTCGCGGGTTTTGCGGTCTTGGGAGGAATATTCGGTGAAGGGATCGACCTCATCGGCGACCGTCTCACCGGCGCTGTCATAGTCGGTGTCGGGCTGCCCGGCATATCGATCGAGCGTGAGCTTATCCGTGATTATTTCAACGGCAATCTCGAAGCGGGTTTCGAGTTTTCGTACATGTATCCCGGCATAAACAAGGTACTGCAGGCGGCGGGCAGGGTGATCCGCTCCGAAACCGACCGCGGGGTCGTGCTCCTCATCGACGAGCGCTTCACGACTGCACGTTACCGGGAACTTCTGCCCCGTGAATGGCAGACGGTATGTGTGAAAAACGGTCAGGATATCCGTACAGCGCTCGAAACGTTCTGGAGCGGGCACTGTCCATGA
- a CDS encoding Gfo/Idh/MocA family oxidoreductase translates to MTRQPSRRTFLKTAAAAAGAFSLGGLIPSTVSGANDRINFGVIGVGGMGSGHVNSLVGRSADDNIQVIGISDCYQRRINKAVGICKEKGFNTEGYLDYRKLLDRKDIDAVLIATPDHWHSKISIEAMESGKHVYCEKPMTLTVEQAIEVRNAVKRLGKKLQVGPNYTADDQFWKARDVIKDGRVGKVTWAQGTYNRNPKSDGAFGALGTINEAAGPYEKGDNFIDWDQWLGWKYNLAPKIPWNPDHFFRFRRYFRYNGGVATDLLYHRLAPLLISLAGENGEYPRRVNASGGLYIKKDGRDVPDVFMMTVDYPSEYTVFLESVLTNDTQIPTRIYGQYGTIEFNGMPVMEGNGSYVKEFRDLNGGYDKVTVHAENTRDLEGNFIDAIRKDEKLFCNVDLGCTTMVAIKMAVESYRQNKTFLWDAQKETVIPG, encoded by the coding sequence ATGACTCGACAACCTTCACGACGAACATTCCTGAAAACGGCTGCAGCAGCGGCAGGCGCTTTCTCTCTCGGCGGGCTGATCCCCTCAACGGTCTCAGGCGCCAACGACCGTATCAATTTTGGTGTTATCGGAGTAGGAGGCATGGGCTCGGGCCATGTCAACAGTCTCGTGGGGCGCAGCGCCGATGATAATATACAGGTTATCGGAATATCCGACTGCTATCAGCGCAGAATCAACAAAGCTGTTGGCATATGCAAGGAAAAGGGCTTCAATACCGAAGGGTATCTCGACTACCGCAAGCTCCTCGACCGCAAGGATATCGACGCCGTTCTCATAGCGACTCCCGACCACTGGCATTCGAAGATATCCATTGAAGCCATGGAATCCGGCAAGCATGTCTACTGCGAAAAACCCATGACCCTGACCGTCGAGCAGGCAATCGAGGTCCGCAATGCCGTGAAACGGCTCGGGAAGAAACTCCAGGTCGGCCCGAACTACACGGCGGACGATCAGTTCTGGAAAGCCCGCGATGTCATCAAGGACGGCCGTGTCGGCAAGGTCACCTGGGCGCAGGGAACCTACAACCGTAATCCGAAGTCCGACGGCGCGTTCGGGGCGCTCGGTACCATCAACGAAGCCGCAGGTCCCTACGAAAAGGGAGACAATTTCATCGACTGGGATCAGTGGCTCGGGTGGAAGTATAACCTTGCCCCGAAAATCCCCTGGAATCCCGATCATTTCTTCAGGTTCCGCCGGTATTTCCGGTACAACGGCGGCGTGGCGACCGATCTGCTCTATCACCGTCTCGCACCGCTGCTCATTTCGCTTGCCGGCGAAAACGGCGAGTATCCGCGGCGGGTCAACGCGAGCGGGGGCCTCTATATCAAGAAGGATGGCAGGGATGTTCCCGATGTATTCATGATGACCGTCGACTACCCCAGCGAATACACCGTGTTCCTTGAAAGCGTGCTCACCAACGATACGCAGATACCGACACGGATTTACGGGCAGTATGGCACCATCGAATTCAACGGTATGCCCGTCATGGAGGGGAACGGCTCGTATGTCAAGGAGTTCAGGGATTTGAACGGCGGCTACGATAAAGTTACCGTACACGCCGAAAACACCCGTGACCTCGAGGGCAATTTCATCGACGCCATCCGTAAGGACGAAAAGCTCTTCTGCAATGTCGACCTCGGCTGTACGACCATGGTGGCGATCAAGATGGCTGTCGAATCGTACCGTCAGAACAAGACCTTCCTCTGGGATGCTCAAAAAGAGACGGTGATTCCGGGATAA
- a CDS encoding ATP-binding cassette domain-containing protein codes for MNTDALVIDDVSKNFDGVKAVKNLSARLPSGCIYGFIGPNGAGKTTTIRMIMNIIRPDSGSISILGESVFDRIRDRIGYLPEERGLYRKMTVKNVLSYIGSIKGMNENSLRQAIPYWLGKMDLARWADKKVNDLSRGMQQKLQVIATVINNPDLVIFDEPFSGLDPINLELVKGIMLSIRESGKTVIFSTHMMEHAEKLCDYILLINKGEKVIDGTLDEIRSRYTSNIVSLEIEGDTSFIGSLPMVMKTMPAGRRIEVVLREQTDHQDFLRTLMERTRVRAFEIKVPSLHEIFIHLVGNSHEQNS; via the coding sequence GTGAATACAGACGCCCTTGTAATCGACGATGTATCGAAGAATTTCGATGGTGTCAAGGCAGTGAAAAATCTGAGCGCGCGGCTGCCGTCAGGCTGCATATACGGTTTTATCGGCCCGAACGGCGCAGGGAAAACGACCACCATCAGGATGATCATGAATATCATACGCCCCGACAGCGGCAGTATTTCGATTCTGGGAGAGTCCGTATTCGACCGTATCCGGGACAGAATCGGATACCTGCCCGAAGAACGGGGTTTATACCGCAAAATGACCGTGAAAAACGTCCTCTCCTATATCGGCAGCATCAAAGGAATGAACGAAAACAGTCTTCGGCAGGCAATACCTTACTGGCTCGGGAAAATGGATCTCGCCCGGTGGGCCGATAAAAAAGTGAACGATCTGTCACGGGGTATGCAGCAGAAACTTCAGGTCATTGCCACAGTGATCAACAATCCCGACCTCGTGATTTTCGATGAGCCGTTTTCCGGGCTCGATCCGATAAACCTCGAACTCGTCAAGGGTATCATGCTCTCGATTCGCGAATCGGGCAAGACTGTTATCTTTTCGACGCACATGATGGAACATGCCGAGAAGCTGTGCGATTATATCCTGCTCATCAACAAGGGTGAAAAAGTCATCGACGGCACACTCGATGAAATCCGCTCACGATATACTTCCAATATCGTAAGCCTCGAAATCGAGGGAGACACATCCTTTATCGGCAGTCTTCCAATGGTCATGAAAACCATGCCGGCCGGCAGACGTATCGAAGTCGTTCTCAGGGAACAGACCGATCACCAGGACTTTCTCCGCACGCTCATGGAAAGAACACGTGTCCGTGCATTCGAGATAAAAGTTCCTTCGCTCCATGAAATTTTCATTCACCTTGTGGGGAACAGCCATGAACAGAATTCTTAA